A DNA window from Halichondria panicea chromosome 16, odHalPani1.1, whole genome shotgun sequence contains the following coding sequences:
- the LOC135349674 gene encoding uncharacterized protein LOC135349674 translates to MGSRLAITWFSLSSLVVIWDALFVFLRPRSLPGGDLHFLFKPYGLYITVDTNYGDMEHSFTICQSWMNVAEVCLQLYTVVLLLKGQKSASFWAFLVSSLTLWKTLIYMLQYTSLCNGSHLVQHLDWSTFLCLFIVPNGVWIVVPSIFLFSYGAEILNIVATHKEKKR, encoded by the exons ATGGGTTCAAG GCTGGCCATTACCTGGTTCTCCCTTAGCTCTCTGGTTGTCATCTGGGACGCCCTGTTTGTGTTTTTGCGCCCGCGGTCTTTGCCAGGGGGAGACCTGCACTTCTTGTTCAAGCCGT ATGGTCTCTACATCACAGTGGATACAAACTATGGGGACATGGAGCATTCATTCACCATTTGTCAAAGCTG GATGAATGTGGCTGAAGTGTGCCTGCAGCTGTACACTGTAGTACTG TTGCTGAAGGGCCAAAAAAGTGCCTCCTTTTGGGCCTTTTTGGTGAGTTCTCTCACTCTATGGAAGACCCTCATCTACATGCTCCAGTACACTTCCCTCTGCAATGGAAGCCATCTTGTCCAACACCTTGACTGGTCTACGTTCCTGTGTCTGTTCATCGTACCCAATGGAGTCTGGATTGTTGTGCCATcaattttcttgttttcttaTGGAGCTGAAATTCTAAACATTGTGGCTACTCACAAGGAGAAGAAGCGCTAG
- the LOC135349664 gene encoding uncharacterized protein LOC135349664, giving the protein MAWVALVISASLLLLVQAVDYEFSIVENTGNNQLVGQIQVPADPTDFSFEGPSGEHCNLFFTIDDSGSIRTTKDIDREAVVQTTGSDVLRCIVAYNTQTETIIITILDVNDNVPRFFELQQPQMQTLSENAAPNQEILRLEPVDEDRDQNGTTTFEITNGNEAGYFSIQVPLGSVPNSPSRILVLENSLTSGAANTRFNLTVTIRDMGDIPQIFNQLIILDIIDLPDEPPTFPVTSVVYNEREDHPVGSQFPFANITASNVDQVHGDIFYSVDTADGNSDFDIGKFISVNNLTGEMYLNQLLDYEDRQQIEFRIVATNPSSNANDNVFVTLNIEDVNDNNPYCINCQSFKTFSFVENSIFIVPIIAVQDNDDSSEFRSIQQHVRISSSDSDMQNMFNYTVTNPTFPSLSFIKLTIPPLDREQTPNFTIELTFFNDAEPFLNGSATISVTVLDINDNSPHFLQDSFSLRIAEGAPVGKEVSILQAIDEDEGRNGTITYTLESVDHPSAQDWFHLSPTNGTLSIASSAIDYTAVSGGRVQLNISATDNSDERLAAFAEVIVDISPTLTFSPNSYVEYEHFNIVNSDSYSVYLELRTKRSEGLILFQLGEAGEVVLLELVEGRLRFQHGSSTDETSDLLVSDDRWYSVLLQRQDEVSLQVWETQAETELVEETLFGATLFGCEEVALENPSTAGSLFIGGVNLFSLDDSVRLRATEFVGTIRSVLINSTQIDLGCPTDKVNIMEGFHYSGSNACNTEQCENDHTAGCVDFAPQPYCKCIGGFPPASCQPLPNPDLTIDGSEDSYAPIRFRGDARADLQLDYSFFSDLEAQRRQAANTEVTTNTNTRRSKRAAQLNGTVQVIQISFKLVDVRSSVLLYSKTATTIHILEINGVNEDTHAIIYTATDRSSNMNKIYIPVPLKLKNMTLYNVTVTITKNNAFVSVKENGKDEITRAASWVNNIYAAFVEQPSTVLSIGGSNSENGQGYLEGCIRRVAIDTIEIPLTGLLALSPEDGGFMASTMAPEMYCELCDLTSCLNNSECVRAAIGEPTCACQTGYEIINAQCVPSPTEVPTGGLATTTSNNTTYIIAGSVGAGLLIMAIVLVIVLCRCCKKRERQKRTYSVSNMDIAGSVTSSKPNQYVHMQPRDNNNSIMTTLSGTVNGAPRHDRGSSVSTFQEHAEDGDPEVETPRRFSRRKSTGSAESGIRTDTDQEISLRSIPRMEDSGNEKDTDYSESDSGSDDLSSCFVQSPIGIQLQLVSSANSMTMGSTVSSPHPLTPKERKMIIPLRPPSTALSASEFEDGNHHDDDDTDVEMAYPYSHHTLPSSLSRNSSTRHSGRGRYGSDGGEMSRVESACSGGKWYKASTASDTERERERSRANKAFFAQRSEPGRYPIPPEYLSPPTFEPKTELYPNQRRSRMPISIAESPVSRNSKREAYQFPYEQSRVQDPRVQHPRLQDPRLKYDNHRLRHEYSLPKGHPSVALSSASSSSGRPRHNADAMLASAYPQSPPPIVVPHYPRHFSVSGPGSSIPHHTAHYQYSRSYSSDEKNNYKREPEQQPQFQDLKSVSTINPISYWEMQDRMNKTTVDQVDPYHLLTEPYVQFEDVSTDPSVYESQITQDGPEHQSFCSQGGRERPADIVVPQLSDSELQDDSTIVTETDLGPPMPIFPSADCSSPFTATLVASSSTSGSSTPKTPNVFALVASQHQFDV; this is encoded by the exons ATGGCATGGGTTGCATTAGTAATAAGCGCAAGTTTATTGCTGCTTGTGCAAGCAGTTGACTATGAGTTCAGCATTGTGGAGAATACTGGAAACAATCAATTGGTTGGTCAGATACAAGTACCTGCAGATCCAACTGACTTCAG TTTTGAAGGCCCTAGTGGAGAGCATTGCAATCTATTCTTCACTATTGATGACTCTGGGAGCATAAGAACTACAAAAGACATCGACAGAGAGGCTGTTGTACAAACGACAGGGTCCGATGTTCTACGGTGCATTGTAGCCTACAATACCCAAACAGAAACAATCATCATAACAATTTTGGATGTGAATGACAATGTACCTCGATTCTTTGAACTTCAGCAGCCACAAATGCAGACATTATCAGAGAATGCTGCACCTAACCAAGAAATTCTCAGACTTGAACCTGTCGATGAAGATCGTGATCAAAACGGTACAACGACATTTGAAATAACCAATGGTAACGAAGCAGGTTATTTCAGCATTCAAGTTCCCCTTGGTTCAGTTCCCAACTCCCCTTCCAGGATTCTAGTACTTGAGAATAGCCTGACTTCTGGTGCCGCAAACACTCGCTTCAACCTGACTGTAACCATCAGGGACATGGGAGACATTCCTCAGATTTTCAATCAACTGATCATTTTAGACATTATTGACTTGCCAGACGAGCCACCAACATTTCCTGTTACTAGTGTTGTGTACAATGAACGTGAGGACCATCCGGTGGGTAGCCAGTTCCCTTTCGCAAACATAACGGCCAGTAATGTGGACCAAGTGCACGGTGACATATTCTACAGTGTCGATACAGCAGATGGAAATAGCGATTTTGATATAGGAAAGTTTATATCGGTGAACAATTTGACAGGGGAGATGTATTTGAATCAGTTGTTGGATTATGAGGATCGACAACAAATTGAATTCAGAATCGTTGCCACAAATCCCAGTAGCAATGCAAATGATAACGTTTTTGTTACTCTAAATATCGAAGATGTCAATGATAATAATCCGTATTGCATTAACTGTCAATCTTTCAAGACTTTTAGTTTTGTGGAGAATAGTATCTTTATAGTCCCCATCATCGCTGTTCAAGATAATGACGATTCCTCTGAGTTTAGAAGTATTCAACAACACGTACGCATATCCTCGTCTGATTCAGATATGCAGAACATGTTTAACTATACTGTTACAAATCCTACCTTTCCGTCATTAAGTTTTATTAAACTGACGATTCCACCACTGGACAGAGAACAAACACCCAATTTCACCATTGAACTGACATTTTTCAATGATGCTGAACCATTTCTGAACGGATCAGCCACAATATCTGTCACAGTACTGGACATTAATGACAACAGTCCTCACTTCCTTCAAGACAGCTTCTCTCTACGGATAGCAGAAGGTGCTCCGGTTGGCAAAGAAGTTTCAATACTGCAAGCCATCGACGAAGATGAGGGAAGGAATGGCACAATCACATACACTCTCGAAAGCGTAGACCATCCCTCAGCACAAGACTGGTTTCATCTTTCCCCAACTAATGGAACTCTCAGTATCGCCTCATCTGCCATAGACTACACTGCTGTCTCGGGGGGAAGGGTACAACTAAACATCTCAGCTACTGATAATAGCGATGAAAGACTGGCCGCTTTTGCTGAAGTGATAGTGGACATATCACCAACTCTGACTTTCTCACCAAATTCTTATGTCGAGTACGAACATTTTAACATTGTAAACAGTGACAGCTACTCAGTTTATCTAGAGCTACGGACCAAGCGATCGGAAGGCTTGATTCTCTTTCAGCTAGGAGAGGCCGGAGAGGTTGTACTACTGGAGTTAGTGGAGGGACGATTACGATTCCAACATGGATCAAGCACGGATGAAACTAGTGACCTACTTGTGTCTGATGATCGATGGTACTCTGTGCTACTGCAAAGACAAGATGAG GTCTCATTGCAAGTTTGGGAAACACAAGCTGAAACTGAACTGGTGGAGGAGACACTATTTGGAGCAACACTGTTTGG GTGTGAGGAGGTGGCACTGGAGAATCCATCAACAGCTGGTAGTCTCTTTATCGGAGGAGTTAACCTCTTCTCATTGGACGACAGTGTTCGTCTCAGAGCCACAGAGTTTGTGGGTACAATCAGAAGTGTCCTCATTAACAGCACGCAAATTGACTTGGGCTGCCCAACAGATAAAGTCAACATTATGGAAG GTTTCCACTACTCTGGATCCAATGCTTGCAACACTGAGCAGTGCGAGAACGACCATACTGCCGGCTGCGTGGACTTTGCCCCCCAGCCGTATTGCAAGTGTATAGGAGGATTCCCCCCAGCGTCATGTCAGCCCCTCCCCAATCCTGACCTAACAATTGATGGATCAGAAGACA GCTATGCACCTATTCGTTTTCGTGGTGATGCCAGAGCAGACCTTCAACTGGACTACTCTTTCTTCTCTGATCTAGAGGCTCAAAGGAGACAGGCTGCCAACACTGAGGTCACTACTAACACAAATACTCGGAGGAGCAAGAGAGCAGCTCAACTCAATGGAACTGTCCAAGTAATTCAAATCAGTTTCAAGCTGGTAGATGTTCGCAGCAGTGTCCTGCTCTACTCTAAGACTGCAACGACCATACACATCCTTGAG ATCAATGGAGTCAATGAAGACACACATGCTATCATTTACACAGCAACTGATCGAAGTTCAAATATGAACAAAATTTACATACCTGTTCCGTTGAAGCTAAAAAATATGACTCTGTATAATGTCACAGTTACCATCACCAAAAACAACGCATTTGTATCCGTTAAAGAAAATGGCAAAGACGAAATAACTAGAGCTGCTAGTTGGGTAAATAACATTTACGCTGCTTTTGTCGAGCAACCCTCCACTGTACTGAGTATTGGTGGGTCCAATTCGGAGAATGGACAAGGATATTTAGAGGGATGCATCCGCCGTGTTGCCATTGATACAATTGAGATCCCTCTCACTGGTTTATTGGCTCTCTCTCCGGAAGATGGTGGCTTTATGGCCAGTACAATGGCACCCGAGATGTACTGTGAACTCTGTGACCTTACGTCATGCTTGAATAACTCTGAATGTGTCCGAGCTGCTATAGGTGAACCCACTTGTGCCTGCCAAACAGGATACGAGATTATCAATGCTCAATGTGTACCATCTCCTACTGAAGTACCAACTGGCGGACTTGCTACTACTACGTCTAACAATACTACCTACATCATCGCTGGATCAGTGGGTGCAGGATTGCTCATTATGGCGATTGTATTGGTCATTGTACTCTGTAGATGTTGTAAGAAGAGGGAAAGACAGAAGAGAACGTATTCAGTGAGCAATATGGATATTGCAGGCAGTGTCACCAGCTCTAAGCCAAACCAGTATGTGCACATGCAACCTAGAGACAATAACAATTCGATTATGACAACACTGAGTGGCACAGTCAATGGAGCTCCTCGCCACGACAGGGGAAGCAGTGTCAGCACATTTCAGGAACATGCTGAAGACGGAGATCCAGAAGTAGAAACTCCTCGACGATTCTCAAGACGCAAATCCACTGGTAGTGCTGAGAGTGGGATTCGAACGGATACAGACCAAGAGATTAGTCTGCGAAGCATACCACGAATGGAAGACTCTGGTAACGAAAAAGACACCGACTATTCTGAAAGTGACTCTGGATCGGATGATCTCAGTAGCTGTTTTGTGCAGTCTCCCATCGGTATTCAGCTTCAACTGGTCAGCTCTGCCAACTCTATGACGATGGGCAGCACTGTATCAtccccccacccactcacacccaaGGAGCGGAAAATGATCATACCGCTAAGGCCACCGAGTACTGCCCTCAGTGCCAGCGAATTTGAAGACGGCAATCACCACGACGATGATGACACGGACGTGGAAATGGCATACCCGTACAGCCACCACACTCTTCCAAGTTCACTCTCCCGTAACAGTTCCACACGACATAGTGGTCGCGGTCGCTATGGCTCCGATGGTGGGGAGATGTCTCGAGTGGAATCTGCTTGCAGTGGAGGGAAATGGTACAAGGCTAGCACTGCCTCTGATAccgagagggagagagagagatcgCGAGCTAATAAAGCATTTTTCGCACAACGCTCCGAGCCTGGAAGGTACCCCATCCCACCAGAGTACCTATCACCTCCAACATTTGAACCAAAAACTGAGTTGTATCCGAACCAAAGGAGGTCAAGAATGCCTATCAGTATTGCCGAATCACCCGTGTCCAGAAACAGCAAACGAGAGGCGTACCAATTCCCATACGAGCAGTCTCGAGTCCAAGACCCACGAGTCCAACACCCACGATTGCAAGACCCACGATTGAAATATGACAATCATCGCCTGAGGCACGAGTACAGTCTCCCCAAGGGCCACCCCTCCGTTGCCTTATCCTCTGCCTCCTCTAGCAGTGGTAGGCCGAGACACAACGCAGACGCCATGCTAGCATCGGCCTACCCCCAGTCCCCTCCCCCAATCGTCGTCCCACACTACCCAAGACACTTCAGCGTGTCAGGACCTGGTTCCAGCATCCCACACCACACTGCCCACTATCAGTACTCCAGAAGCTACAGCAGCGACGAGAAGAACAATTACAAAAGAGAACCCGAGCAGCAGCCACAATTTCAAGACCTCAAGTCTGTCTCGACTATTAACCCGATATCGTACTGGGAGATGCAAGATAGAATGAACAAAACAACTGTGGACCAAGTGGACCCGTACCATCTCCTCACCGAGCCTTACGTCCAATTCGAGGATGTAAGCACGGATCCCAGTGTTTATGAGAGCCAGATAACACAAGACGGGCCAGAACACCAGAGCTTCTGCAGTCAAGGTGGAAGAGAGAGGCCTGCAGATATAGTAGTACCTCAACTGAGCGATTCTGAGCTACAAGACGATTCTACGATTGTCACGGAGACTGACCTGGGTCCCCCTATGCCGATATTCCCGTCAGCTGACTGCTCCTCCCCCTTCACGGCAACACTGGTTGCTTCATCGTCCACTAGTGGCAGCTCTACCCCAAAGACTCCAAACGTGTTTGCTCTAGTAGCCTCACAACACCAATTTGATGTTTAG